The stretch of DNA TTTAGATTACTTGTGCAAGATGCATTGTTTTGCGCAAAAGCTTTTGTGATGCACCATGATACTTTTGTAAACTGAAATGCGCTACCATCATACTTTCGTGAACTGAAATGCACCATGATACTTGCAAACTGTAATGAAGTCCTTGAATTTTATTTCAGGTAACAATCATGATTGATGACAAACCTCAGCAGACATGATTCCATGGTGGCAGTGGATGCTGTCCCCTGTCTGGCCGAAACCGCTGCTGGCTTCGATAAACACACCATCATCAGTTATTCCAACAGTCTCAATAAGAGACTGCTTTGGGGGATCCTTGGTGGGTATAAATACGGAGCTCAATGGGTTGTCTGACATCCCTTTACCCACGTGCTCGTTGTGAAGAACTATAGAAATGTTATGCTTCTTAAGTTCACTCCTTGGTCCAATGCCGCTGATCAGTAACAGCTGGGGGCTTCCAATTGCGCCGGCAGAGACAATAATCTCACTGCCTCTCTTTTGGCTGAGAAAGGCTTGATGGTGCCCACCATTCTCATCCTTGAATTGAACCCCAATAGCACTCTGTTTCTGATGTCCTGTGCAAGAGATGAGGTTACTATAACAAAATGATTGTGCAGCAAGTACCTACTGTTTTTGTTTGAAGTATGTGTTTTCCTAGCTTCCTTCTTGTGGAAGTGGATACAGATTATGGAGGAAATTGTATGTCCGGTGCAAAATTATTGACCAAAACCAACTACATTCAGCCAGAAGCAAAATTATTGACAAACACAGTCATTATATTAAAGGCGCATATGCTCATCAAGCTTTATAAGTGGACGCCGTGGACTCGTCGGTTTGAATCCTCAAAACACTATTTTCTGTTCAGTTTCCTTTTCTACAAATAAGTTAAATTTGTCCTAAATTTTGTGAAACAATTTCCTGAAATCTCCAGTTACCAGATTTCTCACTGGGTGCTTTGTTCTTTTCTACCATGGAACTTTTTTGTGATTATAAGAGCTACTACTTGGATTATTATCGCTTACCATGTCTCGTTTTGAAAATTACTTTGttcacactagcatgaagcagCACTCTGAGGTTGTCAGGATTTGCAGCAGCTAGGAGGTCAGCAGCAGTGTGCCGGTACCCTGCCTCATCAAAGATGGTTCCCCCAACTTTGGTTCCAAAGAGATGGTCATAGGTATATCCATTGTAAGGCGATACCCCTGCTTCAAGCAGCCCATCACGTAGGGCAGCTTGCCAAGGTGCAATCTTTGGCCAATAAACAATCCTCTCTTCGACCCAGGGGTAGGACTGATTCACCAACTCTTCATCCCATCCTGCATCCTTCACAAATCTGCATGGACAAGCGCATGATAATTGGTTACAAACTTATAAGGCCTTACAAATACTAATGTTTGACATGATAGGTTCGGTCCAATAGACACAGTTGCTCGTCTTGTTAAAACCAGATTTTATGCTATCTTATAGTTATAGCTGCCCGTATGCTTATGCGAGCAATTTTCTTCTTATATTCTTAAGGTTTCTGTAATAACTGGCATATATTTTTCTAGTTTGACACTGCAGATGTTTCAAAAAACTCAGATACTGCAATGGTTATTGAATTCTGCCACGACATTCTAAGCCTTTCAGGACTTACGGCAAACCTTAGTGGAATCTGGCTATTTGGTTATTCATCATTCTATGTTACCAAATCAAACAAAAATGTATTAGTGATCTTTTGCAATTTTTCTTCGATGCTCATTCTCAGTACTTCACCACTCCATAGTATGCGTTGGTGTTCAGCTATATAAACTCCAATAAGAAAGTCAGATAGCCTTACTGGCTTTCCTCCAAATCTAATTACTCCTCTGCTAGCTATAATGTTGTTGAGCAACCATTAATGCGTCTGATATCTGTCCTGCAACTGCAAAATCAATTCTACCACTATGATATTCAACTAGAAGCTATAAAAAATCCATGTGAAAAAACATGTGACAAATCTCCAGTTAAAGCGTGAGGTATTTCAAGACCAGGTACAGTTATGGGGCTGAAAAGGTTTTGTATCACTAACTTTTATGGCTACCTCTAAGATCGTTGGCTTCTCCCATCAGCCATTTTGTTGACTCTTTAGTGTTGAGACTGGTCTGATCTTTGCTTAAGACAGAAGATATGAAACACCGCTTTGTGAATGTGACATATTAACACACCTACAGCGGGGCTTCAGATTGAATAGCTGTGAAATATCCTGGTATATCTGACCAACCATGCTGAACCACTTAATTCTTCTTGTGATAGTAAGATCAAACAGGATTAGTCCCATCTTTTGATATCGATGTTTCCTATTCAGGTTATTAAATAACTACTTATTTTAACTTTCGCTTAAGTTTATTTGCACAGTAAATGGATCTTAAGTTAGGTTAGATAGCTGAAAACATGACACATTGTGTACCTTCGGTTGGCTCGGCTGTAGAAGCCGGCATTTATACATGTTCCACCACCTAGAACCTTTGCTCGGGAATTGATGACACCATCAGTGGAGATGAATCCCTGAGATGGGGAATTCTTCGATTCATCGGTCAAGCAAATGTGGAAGTTCTCAAGGTATGAGATGTTGCGGTTGCCATATGGAGATCCACCTCTCTCAAGCAACAGCACCTTGTACTTTTTCGACAGCGTTGCTGCCAATGGGCATCCGGCCGTGCCCCCGCCGACAATGAtgtagtcatatgcttcatgctGGATTTTGGAGAAACTGCTTGCCTTCCGGAGGGGAGGGAGATCCGGTGTGGCGGAGTTTCTTCCTGCAAGTTTAAGTGTTTGATATTATTGCCTGGAGCTGCTTGGTTTCAGGTTAATACTATTTCAGTCAGTTTTCTTCTTCTATCTTGATATATATGAGGATGTCTCAACCTGGTTATGCTAAACTCTTCCTCTTTTTCATCAGGTTTCTTTTGGTTATAAATAATTCTACAGGTTGCGAAAAGAAGGTACATCTTTTCCAGATTCCACACCTTGTTTTTCCAGCCTTTTACTTGGAAATGACGCTTTCTTATGTAGCATTACATGCCAAGCATTCTTACAACGACAGAGTGCCACTTCAGGACTAAGTAAACAATATCAAAATCATAATGTAGGATAATTAGAAATAGATGGCAAGTTGCCTTTGTTATCAACATATGTAGCCAAAATGTCTAAATAAAGGCCCATGTTCCTAAGCCAGTTCAAAATCTCTGGATAATAGCCATGGTGGGTATAACAAGCTGATCGGCAGAAACAAAGAAAGCAAACATCGCTGGATCAAAGTCCAACTCTGAACCATTGAGCTTTTTTCTAGGGGAGACGACTCACCGTGCAGTTTTGAGAAGCATAGATAAGCTCAAGCAGATGGAATGTACCTTGAGATAATCTGATGAAGCAGAGGAACGCCAAGATCTTGAAGAACACCCCTCCGCTGATCAAACCCATTGAAACCAAAGAGCTCCCCTTGTTTTGTTCTCTTTTGCCCTTTCTTTTTCACCTCTGACTCTGCGTACTTGCCTTTTGTCTGGTGCTCTCTGATTTCTCCACCTCGCAACCTTGCCCAATGCATTTCACTCGTTTATGTAGACAGTAGCAGCACCGTGGAATTGAGAGAGCTATTGTGTACATTCACTCAAGGGCGCTCACCCACACCATTAATTGCCATTCAATGCAGTGCAGCACTGTCCAGTAGTACTACAAGTCAGATTTATGGACTTCCTCATCAGCCAACCAACCACAACGAAACTGCTGTGAATATTTTACCCACCGCCCTGATTTACATgcatctctctctctcgcttCTTTCAAACTCAGTGACATTTTTATTTCATTTTCGGTGACTATAGGCAGATTTTGAAGAATGTCCACTTTTCAGACCTGAGCTATTGTAGAAGTTCAATTTTCAACCTTGAACTCTGAAACTGGTTGGTTGTTTTCAACTTTGATCTCTTGAAAAAGTTCACTTAACCCCCTTGGCCCTATCGCAGATGATTTTGTGTTAACAGGGACAACTCGTGACATGAACGAGCATCAATTTTACATGCCAGCACTGCGATGCTAGCAGCCTAATTAAAACTTCTACAAAAATCGAGAAATCAGGAACCTGGCTTGGCTGGAAAGAGAAGGGAAAGGGATAGGTAGACAAGTACTGTACAGTTTAGCGATTAGAAGAGAGCGCATACTTTTTTCCTAATTTAAATGAGTAAAATTCACAAAATTACAAGTTTAATGTACAAACTATCACATCTGACTAAGTTTAAGCAACATATTATCGCATCTGTAGTTTTGATCTTATAGTTTTGTGAAATTGATTCttaaatagatagttttgtgatatattTAATCCTAATTAGGTTACCTTGTTTCTTAAAATGTACTGTAGTTCTGTGAGAGACTTCTTTAGGAAAAATTCTGTGATATACTTGCTCCCTAGATCTGTAGTTTTGTGAGATTGATCCTCAAATCCGTACTTCTGGGATAGGTTTTCACATTATTTTTTCGACAAACAGACAGGGGCACCCCTTTCAATTAGAAGACATGCAATTTTATGAAATTTACTCAATTTAAATACACAGGTAGGTTGCTTTAtgtataaagcggggcgaaagcctatTTTGATTATGTGTATCTTTATAGTCTGAGTAGGCCATTGACCATTTTGAATAAAACTGAACATTGTAGACAATTTCTGATACAGTTAAGAGTCCTCGTTCACCTAGACTTTATTCTTAATAAACCAGCCCCCTTCAGCCGAATCCTGTTCCAAGAAGACTAGATTTCTTTCTTGTTTTTTTAGGGTAAGAAGACTATATTTCTTAATTCTATTCTGTCCTCCCGTCTGCCCAGAGGTGTTGCTTTCAAGAAAGAGAAGGGCTGAGGAGGGTGTAGAAAATACGCTGTTTAAGATGACAAACCACTATCTAGCCTGATATTGACAAGATAGATAATACTCTATATACCGCCTTTAGTTCAGAAGATGGTTTTGTAACACCAGTGTGTCTGTCATTGAGTGGTCTCGCTCAGTTGGTTAGCAAGTTTGAGGTTAGCATCATCGTACTCTAGATTACATAGGAATTGTCAGTGATAAGTATGGACGGTACTCTAGATTACATAGGAATTGTCAGTGATAGGTATGGATGCCTAGTACTATCCAGTCGGTAGGTATATACCAACTACTAACTATAACAATTTAGTTACTTCACAATTAACCAATAAATATTTACTACctaaagaaaaaacagaaaaaaaatggTGAACAAAATCTCAGCTTGGTTGTTGCTTGCCGAGTCCTTATTGTCCGGCTCTCGTCAATGGCAAGTCTCTGCCGAGTTCGAACTGTTACCGAGATCTGTACTCAGCTTAAATAGTCATTACCGAGAGCCTGTGTTCGGGAACTCGGCGAAACGGTAAGCACTCGGCACAGAGGGATTTTCCAGTAGTGTATGGACATGTCGATTACATAGGCATTTCGACAACGCCCGACTCACTTTAGCCGACCTCCTTGACAATATCCAGTCGGAAGTTAGGCTAGGGGCAATGGCGGGTGCGAGGGCTGGGGTCGCTACCAGTTGAGGCGGTGCCTATTAGTAGCGTCCTATTGTAATTCTGGGTGTCTTTCATCTTTGAGTTTGTACAAACTCTTCTTTCTATCAATGCATCGAGACGCAAGGCTCTGCATTTTCTCGAAAGAACAAAAAGGCATGGACGTCTAGTACTGATCGGAATTCTTGATGTCAACTTGACAGTACAATGTACTAAAAGAAAGAACTGTAATTGGACGTCCAAATCATCTTTGAAACAATGTTGAGCAATCAAGGTACAGCATTTATGCCCATCACATCAGCTACCAAAATGGTATAATGGATACGCTGCAACAAGTTGACAACTGAAATGTTAGGAATAATCCCAAGCATTGCATGTAATCTACCTCATGTGTAAACACTTGTTCGTGTTGTTTTCATTTCACCCTTTTCAGCCATGATGATGTGCCAGGGTCTTGGGTGAAGACCCTTCTCCGCCTCGGACTTGGCAGCAGCGACGCTTAGCGCCGTTTACCTCCTGAGGGCGTTGTCATGGAGCTTAGGTGTCCTAGGGCGTGTCGTGGTGATGTTTTTAGGCCTACCTATGTGTTCTTTTCTCAGAAACGGAGGCGTTTGCGTTTATGTTGTCCGGCTATCCTGGATTCTGCTTTGCAAAGGGCTTCGTCATTACCTTATATCGTTCGGCCGTGTATTTTGGTTTGTGCTTTATCTATAAAGCGGGGAAAGAGTATATGCTTCGAGAAAATGATGATCCATGTGTAATTCTTAAAAACTGTCTGCACACCAAGAATGGCGTCGCCTCCTTTTAAGGCTCTGTTGTTGGACAGGGACCTCCTGAGAGCCAATGATATCTGCTCGGTAAGATCGAAACTCAGTCCTGCCAGGAAACTATCATGAACTACGTACTTACCAATGATGATTATTCTGTTCGTAGTGCAATGGTCCGTAAACTTGCCTCCAGCACGCACAATAAAACCCAGCGGTATTGCAACGCAAATCCTTAAATGAGAAGGGAGAAGGCCACATGGTGCGGGCCTCTGGGAACAGTA from Triticum urartu cultivar G1812 chromosome 3, Tu2.1, whole genome shotgun sequence encodes:
- the LOC125543570 gene encoding protein HOTHEAD-like, which gives rise to MGLISGGVFFKILAFLCFIRLSQGRNSATPDLPPLRKASSFSKIQHEAYDYIIVGGGTAGCPLAATLSKKYKVLLLERGGSPYGNRNISYLENFHICLTDESKNSPSQGFISTDGVINSRAKVLGGGTCINAGFYSRANRRFVKDAGWDEELVNQSYPWVEERIVYWPKIAPWQAALRDGLLEAGVSPYNGYTYDHLFGTKVGGTIFDEAGYRHTAADLLAAANPDNLRVLLHASVNKVIFKTRHGHQKQSAIGVQFKDENGGHHQAFLSQKRGSEIIVSAGAIGSPQLLLISGIGPRSELKKHNISIVLHNEHVGKGMSDNPLSSVFIPTKDPPKQSLIETVGITDDGVFIEASSGFGQTGDSIHCHHGIMSAEIGQLSTIPPKERSLEAVHKYVRNKKSLPKEVFHGGFILSKIDGPLSTGNLVLVDTDPNSNPNVTFNYFKHPQDLRRCVYGIKTIEKIISTNTFSNFTPKDGGYSMEKLLNMSVAANINLIPKHTNDSTSLEQFCRDTVVTIWHYHGGCHVGKVVDQQYKVIGTSGLRVIDGSTLSRSPGTNPQATVMMMGRYMGVKILRERLGRAAGV